Proteins encoded in a region of the Littorina saxatilis isolate snail1 unplaced genomic scaffold, US_GU_Lsax_2.0 scaffold_376, whole genome shotgun sequence genome:
- the LOC138957914 gene encoding uncharacterized protein has protein sequence MPRLWRGVHTTHNRQAKYGSYSIMDTASSTVLDVQLIQSSEVANSNAMELAGLQQCFRTLEQAQIGVSDVVTDRHTQVRAFLRTYRSLTHPIRHWFDVWHMAKSVYKKLMELGKKKGMEEAAMWGRSIASHLYWVASSTPPGEFRAEQARAKWVSVCNHITGVHTHDSEHFPQCLHGPLEDRIWMIAGSKVHKELEAIVKSKTLVKDIAQISPFDQTAEVEAYHSLVCQFAPKFTHFSYSTMKIRLQLAVIHHNANSGRQQAVNAAGDGRWAVQFPKNQGRLPVARKLKTRQTYGYVHDLMQEVIDLRMEFDSYSRARASWDAVAPRSSKPLIAEEGRPSKENVVASHQHRYSQH, from the exons ATGCCCAGACTGTGGAGAGGAGTCCATACCACTCATAACAGACAAG CAAAGTATGGCAGCTATTCCATAATGGACACAGCATCAAGTACTGTATTGGACGTCCAATTAATTCAG agcaGCGAGGTTGCCAACTCCAATGCAATGGAACTTGCAGGCCTGCAGCAATGCTTCAGGACTTTGGAGCAAGCCCAGATTGGAGTGAGCGATGTGGTAACCGACAGGCACACCCAAGTCCGCGCATTTTTGAGGACTTATCGGTCCCTGACACATCCCATCAGACACTGGTTTGATGTGTGGCACATGGCCAAAT CAGTGTACAAGAAACTGATGGAACTTGGCAAGAAGAAGGGAATGGAAGAAGCAGCTATGTGGGGGAGATCCATTGCAAGTCATCTGTATTGGGTGGCTTCAAGCACACCGCCAGGCGAGTTCAGAGCTGAACAAGCAAGAGCCAAATGGGTCTCAGTCTGCAACCACATCACTGGCGTCCACACACACGACTCGGAACACTTTCCCCAGTGCTTGCATGGACCCTTGGAGGACAGGATTTGGATGATTGCag GTTCAAAAGTGCACAAGGAATTGGAAGCCATTGTGAAGTCAAAGACTCTAGTGAAAGACATTGCCCAGATCTCTCCCTTTGATCAAACAGCTGAGGTGGAAGCGTATCACAGCCTTGTGTGTCAGTTTGCTCCCAAGTTTACACACTTCAGCTACAGCACAATGAAAATCCG TCTCCAGTTGGCTGTTATCCACCACAACGCCAATTCGGGCAGACAGCAGGCAGTAAATGCAGCAGGAGATGGCAGATGGGCGGTTCAGTTCCCAAAAAATCAAGGAAGGCTGCCTGTGGCACGGAAGTTGAAAACCAGGCAGACATATG GATACGTTCATGACCTGATGCAGGAGGTCATTGATTTACGTATGGAATTCGACAGCTATTCCAGGGCAAGGGCATCCTGGGACGCAGTTGCACCAAGATCCTCAAAGCCTCTTATTGCTGAAGAAGGACGTCCATCCAAGGAAAATGTTGTTGCAAGTCATCAGCATCGCTACTCACAGCATTGA